From a single Corvus hawaiiensis isolate bCorHaw1 chromosome 23, bCorHaw1.pri.cur, whole genome shotgun sequence genomic region:
- the ZMPSTE24 gene encoding CAAX prenyl protease 1 homolog has translation MALPGDLWAELPAERRIFCSVLVFSWAVYLWEAFLAHRQRRVYRTTTHVPQELGQIMDSETFEKSRLYQLDKSTFSFWSGLYSEVEGTMILLCGGIPFLWKLSGQISGRAGFGPEYEIVQSLVFLLLATLFSAVTGLPWSLYNTFVIEEKHGFNQQTLGFFFKDAIKKFVVTQCILLPVTSLLLYIIKIGGDYFFIYAWLFTLVVSLVLVTIYADYIAPLFDKFIPLPEGELKQQIETMAKSIDFPLTKVYVVEGSKRSSHSNAYFYGFFKNKRIVLFDTLLEDYSALNKEPAEGEDGENEETKSKTKNKKQGCKNEEVLAVLGHELGHWKLGHTVKNIIISQMNSFLCFFLFAVLIGQKELFAAFGFYDTQPTLIGLMIIFQFIFSPYNEVLSFCLTVLSRRFEFQADAFAKELGKAKDLYSALIKLNKDNLGFPVSDWIFSMWHYSHPPLLERLQALKDAKQE, from the exons ATGGCGCTGCCCGGCGACCTGTGGGCAGAGCTGCCGGCCGAGCGCCGCATCTTCTGCTCCGTCCTGGTCTTCTCGTGGGCCGTCTACCTCTGGGAGGCCTTCCTGGCGCACCGGCAG AGGCGGGTGTATAGAACAACAACACATGTACCACAGGAACTGGGACAGATCATGGACTCAGAAACATTTGAAAAGTCTCGTCTCTATCAGCTAGACAAAAGTACTTTCAGCTTTTGGTCAGGCCTCTATTCAGAGGTTGAGGGCACT atGATTCTCCTCTGTGGAGGAATTCCTTTTCTCTGGAAACTGTCTGGTCAGATCTCTGGTCGTGCTGGGTTTGGACCAGAATATGAG attgTTCAGTCATTGGTATTTCTACTGCTTGCAACACTCTTCAGTGCAGTGACTGGTCTCCCATGGAGTTTGTATAATACATTTGTCATAGAAGAGAAACATGGCTTCAATCAACAG acgctgggatttttttttaaggatgctATCAAGAAGTTTGTTGTGACTCAGTGTATTCTGTTGCCAGTGACATCCCTTCTGCTTTACATTATTAAAATAGGGGGAGACTACTTCTTTATCTATGCCTGGCTCTTCACATTAGTTGTTTCCTTG GTGCTTGTTACAATCTATGCAGACTATATTGCACCTTTGTTTGATAAATTCATTCCACTTCCGGAGGGAGAGCTCAAGCAACAAATTGAAACAATGGCAAAGAGCATTGACTTCCCATTGACTAAGGTGTATGTTGTTGAAg GTTCTAAGCGTTCTTCCCACAGCAATGCTTATTTCTATGGATTCTTCAAGAATAAGCGGATAGTACTCTTTGACACACTCCTGGAAGACTATTCTGCTTTGAACAAAGAACCagcagaaggagaagatggtgagAATGAAGAAACAAAGTCTAAAACCAAA AATAAGAAACAaggatgtaaaaatgaagaagttcTGGCTGTACTCGGTCATGAATTGGGTCACTGGAAACTAGGTCATACTGTCAAAAATATAATCATCAGCCAG aTGAATTCCTTCCTTTGCTTCTTCTTGTTTGCTGTGCTAATTGGTCAGAAAGAACTCTTTGCTGCATTTGGTTTCTATGACACCCAACCTACCCTGATAGGCTTGATGATTATTTTCCAGTTCATTTTTTCACCTTACAATGAG GTTCTCTCATTTTGTTTGACTGTATTAAGCCGACGATTTGAGTTTCAAGCAGATGCATTTGCCAAGGAACTTGGGAAGGCTAAAGACCTATATTCTGCTTTGATCAAGCTAAACAAAGATAATTTAGGATTCCCTGTTTCTGACTGGATCTTTTCAATGTGGCATTACTCCCACCCACCCCTTTTAGAAAGACTTCAGGCCTTGAAAGATGCAAAGCAAGAGTGA